A stretch of the Pseudomonas helvetica genome encodes the following:
- a CDS encoding bifunctional diguanylate cyclase/phosphodiesterase — MTTTEQLSALSSILAQSGLHSLFQPIVSLSERRILGYEALSRGPSNSPLHSPIALFAVARQAGRLSELEMACRHSACRRFNEQQLPGKLFLNVSPESLLEAGHQPGRTLQMLQDFGIPPSQVVIELTEQTPTDDFQLLQNALHHYRAMGFSIALDDLGAGYSSLRLWSELRPDYVKIDRHFIDGIHQDALKREFVGSILQIAKASRAQVIAEGIELPEELAVLTEMGVDLVQGYLLCRPQEHPPRDARTMMPKHDSSAVALNDEGSDLSALLNEHPAVHRDTPTADVLEAFRRQANLNSLAVLDELGQPCGIVHRHSLSDALLKPFATDLFARKPISRLMSDDFLAVELSQSLQQVSRLITSRARQRIEEDFIITLNAGYLGLGRVIDVLKLITELKIQQARYANPLTLLPGNVPIQQCLTRLLQQSRESVICYVDIDSFKPFNDIYGYGRGDEVLLCLAQCLNDRVDPSRDFVGHIGGDDFLLVLGPEDWRKRLNQLLEDFHSQCRRFYRSEHLEAGCFIAPNRQGVRQEFALLSLSIGVVHLHPEACGQLDASQLAEMASQAKHHAKNVQGGSIYVIDSLGVL; from the coding sequence ATGACCACGACCGAACAGCTGAGTGCCTTGAGTTCAATACTGGCTCAAAGTGGTTTGCACAGTCTGTTCCAGCCGATCGTTTCACTGTCCGAACGACGCATCCTCGGCTATGAAGCCCTCAGTCGCGGGCCCTCCAACAGCCCTCTGCATTCGCCCATCGCGTTATTCGCCGTGGCCCGCCAGGCAGGCCGTCTCAGCGAACTGGAAATGGCCTGCCGACACAGCGCCTGCCGCCGCTTCAATGAACAGCAGTTACCGGGCAAGCTCTTTCTTAACGTCTCTCCCGAATCGTTGCTCGAAGCCGGCCATCAACCGGGTAGAACCTTGCAAATGCTCCAGGACTTCGGCATTCCGCCAAGCCAGGTGGTGATCGAGCTGACCGAGCAAACCCCGACCGACGACTTTCAGTTGCTGCAAAATGCATTGCATCACTACCGTGCCATGGGTTTTTCGATTGCACTGGATGACCTGGGCGCCGGGTATTCGAGCCTGCGGCTCTGGTCGGAACTGCGCCCGGACTATGTGAAGATTGACCGGCATTTTATCGATGGCATTCATCAGGACGCGCTCAAGCGCGAATTCGTCGGCTCGATCCTGCAGATCGCCAAAGCTTCGCGGGCACAGGTCATTGCCGAAGGTATCGAACTGCCGGAAGAACTCGCGGTGTTGACCGAGATGGGGGTCGACCTGGTGCAGGGCTATCTGTTGTGCCGTCCGCAGGAGCACCCGCCACGGGACGCCCGGACGATGATGCCCAAGCACGACAGCAGCGCCGTGGCGCTCAACGATGAAGGCAGCGACCTCAGCGCCCTGCTCAACGAACATCCGGCTGTACACCGCGATACCCCTACCGCTGACGTGCTGGAAGCCTTCCGTCGTCAGGCCAACCTGAACTCGCTGGCAGTGCTCGACGAACTCGGTCAGCCCTGTGGCATCGTCCACCGTCATTCGCTGTCCGATGCGCTGCTCAAGCCGTTTGCCACCGATCTGTTCGCGCGTAAGCCGATCAGCCGGCTAATGAGCGATGACTTCCTCGCCGTTGAGCTCAGCCAGTCGCTGCAACAGGTCAGCCGGCTGATCACCAGCCGCGCCCGACAGCGCATCGAAGAGGATTTCATCATCACCCTCAACGCCGGCTATCTGGGCCTGGGTCGGGTGATCGATGTGCTCAAACTGATTACCGAGTTGAAAATCCAACAGGCCCGCTACGCCAACCCGCTGACCCTGTTGCCGGGCAACGTGCCGATCCAGCAGTGCCTGACCCGGCTGTTACAGCAGAGCCGCGAGTCGGTGATCTGCTACGTCGACATCGACAGTTTCAAGCCTTTCAACGATATCTACGGCTATGGCCGCGGCGACGAAGTCCTGCTGTGCCTGGCGCAATGCCTGAACGACCGCGTCGACCCCAGCCGCGATTTCGTCGGCCATATCGGCGGCGATGATTTCCTGCTGGTCCTCGGCCCGGAAGACTGGCGCAAGCGCCTGAACCAGCTGCTCGAGGACTTCCACAGCCAATGCCGACGCTTCTACCGCAGCGAACACCTGGAAGCCGGCTGCTTTATCGCGCCTAATCGTCAGGGCGTCCGCCAGGAATTTGCGCTGCTGTCGCTGTCGATTGGCGTGGTGCATCTACACCCAGAGGCCTGTGGACAACTCGACGCCAGCCAACTCGCGGAAATGGCCTCACAGGCCAAGCATCATGCGAAGAATGTTCAGGGGGGGAGTATTTATGTGATTGATAGTTTGGGGGTGTTGTAA
- a CDS encoding contact-dependent growth inhibition system immunity protein, translated as MIDDSFSQLYQFLGAYFNEDWMCEYEAADDVVRSFLSDSTVEAISGVKNEISTLLEMHKCELELREFLLKNMSCCYCYWHEWESGEVWLNHVVSILGE; from the coding sequence GTGATCGATGATTCTTTTTCACAGCTTTATCAGTTCTTGGGAGCCTATTTTAATGAGGATTGGATGTGTGAGTATGAGGCGGCTGATGATGTTGTAAGGTCTTTTCTATCCGACTCTACCGTGGAGGCCATTTCAGGAGTGAAAAATGAAATTTCTACTCTGCTAGAGATGCATAAGTGTGAGCTTGAGTTAAGAGAGTTTCTGCTGAAAAATATGAGCTGCTGTTACTGCTACTGGCATGAATGGGAATCGGGGGAAGTGTGGTTGAATCATGTTGTTAGTATTCTTGGCGAGTGA
- a CDS encoding carboxy terminal-processing peptidase produces MKHLFPSTALALFIGLGSLSLSPTTFAANSWDNLQPDRDEVIASLNVVELLKRHHYSKPPLDNARSAIIYDSYLKLLDPSRSYFMASDIAEFDKWKNQFDEFLKSGDLNAGFTIYKRYLDRVKARLDFALVELNKGVDKMDFTTRETLLVDRKDAPWLKTTAELDDLWRKRVKDEVLRMKIAGKDPKQIQETLTKRYKNQLSRLDQTRPEDIFQAYINNFAMSYDPHTNYLSPDNAENFDINMSLSLEGIGAVLQSDNDQVKVVRLVPAGPADKTKQVAPADKIIGVAQGSKEMVDVVGWRLDEVVKLIRGPKGTVVRLEVIPASNAPNDQTTKIVSITREAVKLEDQAVKKSVLNLKQDGKDYKLGVIEIPAFYLDFKAFRAGDPDYKSTTRDVKKLLTELQKDKVDGVVIDLRNNGGGSLQEATELTSLFIDKGPTVLVRNADGRVDVLEDENPGAFYKGPMALLVNRLSASASEIFAGAMQDYHRALIIGGQTFGKGTVQTIQPLNHGELKLTLAKFYRVSGQSTQHQGVLPDVDFPSIIDTKEIGESALPESMPWDTIRPAIKPAVDPFKPYLAQLKSEHDARSAKDAEFVFIRDKLALAQKLMAEKTVSLNEAERRAQHADIEAKQLVMENIRRKAKGEDPLKELKKEDEDAIAAEPDKTKPEDDAYLSETGRILLDYLKLNTAVASNKK; encoded by the coding sequence ATGAAGCATTTGTTCCCCAGCACCGCACTTGCGCTTTTCATTGGCCTGGGCAGCTTGTCGCTGTCGCCCACTACGTTCGCAGCCAATAGCTGGGACAACCTTCAGCCCGATCGTGACGAGGTGATTGCCAGCCTTAACGTCGTCGAGTTGCTCAAGCGCCACCATTACAGCAAGCCGCCGCTCGATAACGCACGTTCCGCGATCATCTACGACAGCTACCTGAAGCTGCTGGATCCGTCGCGCAGTTATTTCATGGCCAGCGACATCGCCGAATTCGACAAATGGAAAAACCAGTTTGACGAGTTCCTCAAAAGCGGTGACCTGAACGCCGGGTTCACGATTTACAAGCGCTATCTGGACCGCGTCAAGGCGCGTCTGGACTTTGCCTTGGTCGAGCTGAACAAAGGCGTCGACAAGATGGACTTCACCACCAGGGAAACCTTGCTGGTCGATCGCAAGGACGCTCCGTGGCTGAAGACCACTGCCGAGCTCGACGACCTGTGGCGCAAACGCGTCAAGGACGAAGTGCTGCGGATGAAGATCGCCGGCAAAGACCCCAAACAGATTCAGGAAACCCTGACCAAGCGTTACAAGAATCAGCTGTCGCGCCTGGACCAGACCCGTCCGGAAGACATCTTCCAGGCGTACATCAACAACTTCGCCATGTCCTACGATCCGCACACCAACTATCTGTCACCGGATAACGCGGAGAACTTCGACATCAACATGAGCCTGTCGCTGGAAGGCATCGGCGCCGTGTTGCAGAGCGATAACGACCAGGTGAAAGTCGTGCGCCTGGTGCCGGCAGGCCCGGCGGACAAGACCAAGCAGGTTGCACCGGCCGACAAGATCATCGGCGTTGCCCAAGGCAGTAAAGAAATGGTCGACGTCGTCGGTTGGCGCCTGGACGAAGTGGTCAAGCTGATCCGTGGACCGAAAGGCACTGTGGTGCGCCTGGAAGTGATCCCGGCCAGCAATGCGCCAAACGACCAGACCACCAAGATCGTCTCGATCACCCGCGAAGCGGTGAAGCTTGAAGATCAGGCGGTGAAGAAGTCGGTCCTCAACCTCAAACAGGACGGCAAGGACTACAAGCTCGGCGTCATCGAGATCCCGGCCTTCTACCTGGACTTCAAGGCGTTCCGTGCCGGTGATCCGGACTACAAGAGCACCACCCGCGACGTCAAGAAGCTGCTGACCGAACTGCAAAAAGACAAGGTCGACGGTGTAGTCATCGACTTGCGCAACAACGGCGGCGGCTCCTTGCAGGAAGCCACCGAGCTGACCAGTCTGTTCATCGACAAAGGTCCGACCGTGCTGGTACGTAACGCCGACGGCCGGGTCGATGTACTGGAAGACGAAAACCCGGGCGCCTTCTACAAAGGCCCGATGGCGTTGCTGGTCAACCGTCTGTCTGCTTCGGCTTCGGAGATTTTTGCCGGCGCCATGCAGGACTACCACCGTGCGCTGATCATCGGCGGCCAGACCTTCGGCAAAGGCACCGTGCAAACCATCCAGCCGCTGAACCATGGCGAGCTGAAACTGACACTGGCCAAGTTCTACCGGGTTTCCGGACAGAGCACCCAGCATCAGGGCGTGCTGCCGGATGTCGACTTCCCGTCGATCATCGACACCAAGGAAATCGGCGAGAGCGCCCTGCCGGAATCCATGCCGTGGGACACCATTCGCCCGGCCATCAAGCCGGCAGTCGACCCGTTCAAACCGTACCTGGCACAGCTCAAGTCCGAGCATGATGCCCGTTCGGCCAAGGACGCGGAGTTTGTGTTCATTCGCGACAAACTGGCACTGGCCCAGAAGCTGATGGCGGAAAAAACCGTCAGCCTCAATGAAGCCGAACGTCGCGCGCAACACGCCGATATCGAAGCCAAGCAGCTGGTGATGGAAAACATCCGCCGCAAGGCCAAGGGCGAAGATCCGCTCAAAGAACTGAAGAAAGAAGACGAAGACGCCATCGCGGCCGAACCAGATAAGACCAAACCGGAAGACGATGCCTACCTGAGCGAAACCGGGCGGATCCTGCTGGATTACTTGAAGCTGAACACCGCGGTCGCCAGCAACAAAAAGTGA
- a CDS encoding YkvA family protein — MKAPWNFARFLPLAGRLLSRGRLPALLFAVARKGASQGNRLGKLKDDLRLLQALCLAYWRGEYRDISRKSMLIVVAGLMYFLSPLDAIPDFIPVFGMLDDIAVLAWVLKTLDDELNAFRAWRDRQSPEKLAVVERLPDTPEQLQLQGPKKT; from the coding sequence ATGAAAGCACCTTGGAACTTCGCTCGATTTTTACCCTTGGCGGGAAGGTTGCTCAGTCGTGGGCGATTACCGGCCCTGTTGTTTGCCGTAGCCAGAAAAGGGGCGAGCCAGGGTAACCGTTTGGGCAAGCTTAAAGATGACCTGAGATTGCTGCAGGCATTGTGCCTGGCGTACTGGCGCGGTGAGTATCGGGACATCAGTCGCAAATCGATGCTGATAGTGGTGGCGGGGCTGATGTACTTCCTCAGCCCGCTCGACGCGATCCCGGATTTTATCCCGGTATTTGGCATGCTCGATGACATCGCCGTGCTGGCCTGGGTCTTGAAAACCCTCGATGACGAACTGAACGCTTTCCGTGCCTGGCGCGACCGTCAGAGTCCAGAAAAGCTTGCGGTCGTGGAGCGCTTGCCTGATACGCCGGAGCAATTACAACTGCAAGGCCCGAAAAAAACCTGA
- a CDS encoding helix-turn-helix transcriptional regulator: MDIQIIARDGEPEYAVLPWAQYQALLKAAGVTEQPPREATVRHAATADQVLPGLDQLRSLREGKGIAIEALARTVGISPSYLALIESGERQPDAAIRRSLAWELTVLGWRDES, from the coding sequence ATGGATATTCAGATAATTGCACGTGATGGCGAACCCGAATATGCGGTTCTGCCGTGGGCTCAGTATCAAGCGTTATTGAAAGCAGCAGGCGTCACTGAACAACCACCGCGTGAAGCGACAGTCCGTCACGCGGCCACAGCAGACCAGGTTCTTCCAGGTCTGGATCAACTACGCAGTTTGCGCGAAGGGAAGGGCATCGCCATTGAGGCGCTAGCCCGCACGGTAGGCATCAGCCCGTCTTACCTGGCCTTGATCGAAAGTGGCGAGCGTCAACCTGACGCAGCGATTCGCCGCAGCCTGGCCTGGGAACTGACGGTGCTGGGATGGAGGGATGAATCGTGA
- a CDS encoding RHS repeat-associated core domain-containing protein, whose amino-acid sequence MLDPKKLQALNTAIGHLVIAALNPKSPDIQAVFNDFRHCLSDYDSWAESFWTGAALDVEQVFKVGNDVSLSAPKNSTTPISATVASCPAGGSLTLVHMFEAARFVPIGNTPVMLEALIDGPGGDEVVGEPVHAVIGPGGILEVPECWRGQRHRITFYPNVTQDHVKALYASYQTTIAELEDWLQSEWTNEFQPLWVSFSQSGFIERYNALQQADQRGVESALLDLWDDVQQFYHLLADLQANSEKLLEYLTQAELETLLNASTEAIANGLLVLSDEPLLFIYLTAVTSWLRMLPPQYEAEVMAEIRTGVLIGLLLACVTGPMGVGAGVGAKVLEKIKSQRARQWLAALSIRLAQVSSNQRFSSHADALKPLMMSARKASLAPTPRGPLKITPGEAPILYVKNPAAIARDKSGPKTSLSKQEHHDNAPDQAKNPNGDSADSADKTATHNCPVSMVTGEELLTLTDGELDGVLPFAFTRLYRTSAVEIDSGLGFGWSHSLAHRLEIDGDNVVWIDHENRRTRFPRPNAERPAIHNSLSRAAIYLGDDADELILAQAGEATRFYHFRDGNLTAISDPYNNRLRITRDRQARIKRLDNGAGRALLLCYDRRHLIAVDYQVYRAAASVDEAWQTEQTLVAYRYDDCRRLIEAVNAAGESERYDYDNQAVILQRQLAGGASFFWEWEREGKAARCVRHWASFAQMDARYAWDDNGSVTLHNADGSQEVYVHDQQARLVRKVEAGGAEHLKAYDDNGQLVAEKDPLGGVTQYTYDDAGRLLAVIPPEDEPTYYEYHNGFVRVMRRGKARWKYQRNIQGDITEQIDPDGHVTHYQYDDRGRLLSIRYPDNSCHLFVWNNLGQLTEEQLPDGGRRYFAYDALGRQSRRQDAQGAVTQYQWDVLGRLIQTTLPGGVTRAFSYNAYGKLIAERDESGQVTRYEYADDLHLVSRRINADGSQLHYRYDNARLLLSEIENEVGEKYQLAYGANGLIEQETGFDGRRTAYRYDLNGHLLEKTEFGDDGSTLITAYQRDAAGRLLVKTLPDGQKVDYRYDSLGRLVSIDDGRDHPLEFEYDQQDRLITEHQGWGTLRYRYNACGQLDHLRLPDNSTLDYHHAKGGALSAIDLNGTRLTTHVFDAGREQQRQQGQLLSRYLYDEQGRLRAHAVSHAEQPRHRRDYAYSANGNLDFIADSRHGQRNYHYDPLNRLVRVRHSRDPQQESFAHDPAGNLQMHDRPGLATIKGNRLLLQGDRHYDYDAFGNLIRERRGTGQKLVTEYRYDCQHRLIGITLPDGKTASYRYDAFGRRIAKTVDGHTTEFFWQGDNLVAERGKEHYRSYLYEPGSFRPLAMLDGFGPRKACPFYYQLDHLGTPQELTDYSGEIVWSATYKAYGKLASLKHFGEEQLEQPLRFQGQYFDAESGLHYNRHRYYNPDIGRYLTPDPSKLAGGLNGYQYTPNPTGWVDPLGLSCRCPGEIEADGPFSEIVPGGGLAAHEAQGGHLIAKHVGRTEVQLRDRLNAEPHIPIASTFPNRAAAESTVLSVIAKNEEIIDDFLSGRARKLVIAQQMPVPIGVGVVRHSGKLEPLSIVKLILQRAPNSPTGYNILTGYASDR is encoded by the coding sequence ATGCTCGATCCAAAAAAACTGCAGGCCTTGAACACTGCCATTGGCCATCTGGTCATTGCTGCGCTGAACCCGAAAAGCCCGGACATTCAAGCCGTCTTCAACGACTTTCGGCACTGCCTCAGTGACTACGATTCCTGGGCCGAAAGTTTCTGGACGGGCGCAGCGCTGGATGTCGAGCAGGTGTTCAAGGTTGGCAACGACGTCAGCCTCAGTGCACCGAAAAACTCGACCACTCCGATCAGCGCCACCGTTGCGTCCTGTCCGGCCGGCGGATCGTTGACCCTGGTGCACATGTTCGAGGCGGCGCGTTTTGTGCCGATCGGCAATACCCCGGTGATGCTCGAAGCATTGATCGATGGGCCGGGAGGGGATGAGGTGGTCGGCGAGCCGGTCCACGCAGTTATCGGCCCTGGCGGCATCCTCGAAGTCCCCGAATGCTGGCGTGGCCAGCGGCACCGAATCACCTTTTACCCCAACGTCACTCAAGACCACGTCAAGGCACTCTACGCCTCTTATCAAACCACCATTGCCGAGCTTGAGGACTGGCTGCAAAGCGAGTGGACGAACGAGTTTCAACCGTTGTGGGTGAGCTTTTCGCAAAGCGGTTTTATCGAGCGCTACAACGCCTTGCAGCAGGCTGATCAACGGGGTGTTGAAAGCGCCTTGCTCGACCTCTGGGACGATGTTCAGCAGTTCTATCACTTGCTGGCCGACCTGCAAGCCAACAGTGAAAAGCTCCTTGAGTACCTGACCCAGGCCGAGCTCGAGACCCTGCTCAACGCTTCCACAGAAGCGATTGCCAATGGCTTGCTGGTGCTCAGCGATGAACCGTTGCTGTTCATCTATCTGACGGCCGTCACCAGTTGGTTGCGGATGCTACCGCCGCAGTACGAAGCCGAAGTAATGGCCGAAATTCGTACAGGCGTGTTGATCGGATTGCTCCTGGCTTGCGTGACCGGACCGATGGGCGTTGGGGCCGGTGTGGGCGCCAAAGTGCTGGAGAAGATCAAGTCGCAGCGTGCTCGACAGTGGCTGGCAGCCTTGAGCATCCGACTGGCGCAAGTGTCGAGCAATCAGCGTTTCAGCAGTCATGCCGATGCGCTCAAGCCGCTAATGATGAGTGCCCGAAAGGCGTCGCTGGCGCCAACACCCCGAGGGCCGCTGAAGATTACCCCCGGTGAAGCGCCGATCCTTTACGTGAAAAACCCTGCGGCCATCGCCCGCGACAAGTCTGGACCCAAGACCAGCCTGAGCAAGCAGGAGCATCACGACAACGCCCCGGATCAGGCGAAAAACCCCAACGGCGACAGCGCCGATTCGGCAGATAAAACCGCCACCCACAACTGCCCGGTGTCGATGGTCACTGGTGAAGAACTGCTGACCCTCACCGATGGCGAACTCGACGGTGTGCTGCCGTTTGCCTTCACCCGGTTGTACCGCACCAGCGCGGTGGAGATCGACAGCGGACTGGGCTTTGGCTGGAGCCATTCGCTGGCGCACCGCCTGGAAATCGACGGCGACAACGTCGTCTGGATCGACCACGAAAACCGCCGCACGCGCTTCCCGAGACCCAACGCCGAGCGTCCGGCGATCCATAACAGTTTGTCCCGTGCAGCGATTTATCTGGGCGACGACGCCGATGAACTGATCCTCGCCCAGGCCGGTGAGGCGACACGGTTCTACCATTTTCGTGACGGTAACCTCACGGCCATCAGCGACCCTTACAACAACCGCCTGCGTATCACCCGCGATCGGCAGGCGCGGATCAAACGTCTGGACAACGGCGCGGGTCGCGCCTTGCTGTTGTGTTACGACCGGCGACATCTGATCGCCGTCGACTATCAAGTCTATCGTGCGGCTGCGAGTGTCGATGAAGCCTGGCAGACCGAGCAAACGCTGGTCGCCTATCGCTATGACGACTGCCGTCGACTGATCGAAGCCGTCAACGCCGCGGGCGAAAGCGAGCGCTACGACTACGACAATCAGGCGGTGATTCTCCAGCGGCAACTGGCTGGCGGCGCGAGTTTTTTCTGGGAGTGGGAGCGCGAAGGCAAAGCCGCCCGATGCGTGCGGCACTGGGCGAGTTTTGCGCAGATGGACGCCCGTTATGCCTGGGACGATAACGGCAGCGTCACGCTGCACAACGCCGATGGCAGCCAAGAGGTTTACGTCCACGACCAGCAGGCGCGGCTGGTGCGCAAGGTCGAGGCGGGCGGGGCCGAACACCTCAAGGCTTACGACGATAACGGTCAGTTGGTGGCCGAGAAAGATCCTCTCGGCGGGGTCACCCAATACACCTATGACGATGCCGGGCGGTTGCTGGCAGTCATTCCGCCAGAAGACGAACCGACTTACTACGAATATCACAACGGTTTCGTTCGGGTGATGCGTCGGGGCAAGGCGCGTTGGAAGTACCAGCGAAACATCCAGGGCGATATCACCGAACAAATCGACCCTGATGGGCATGTCACCCATTATCAGTACGATGATCGAGGGCGACTGCTGTCGATCCGCTATCCGGATAACAGTTGTCACCTCTTTGTCTGGAACAACCTCGGGCAACTGACCGAAGAGCAACTGCCGGACGGTGGTCGGCGGTATTTCGCTTACGACGCATTGGGCCGGCAAAGCCGTCGTCAGGATGCACAGGGTGCGGTCACCCAGTATCAATGGGACGTTCTCGGCCGGCTGATCCAGACCACTTTGCCTGGAGGTGTCACCCGCGCCTTCAGCTATAACGCCTACGGAAAACTCATCGCCGAACGCGATGAGTCGGGCCAGGTCACGCGCTACGAATACGCTGATGACCTTCATCTGGTCAGCCGTCGCATCAATGCCGACGGCAGCCAGTTGCACTATCGCTACGACAACGCGCGGTTGTTGCTCAGCGAAATCGAAAACGAGGTGGGCGAAAAGTATCAGTTGGCGTACGGCGCCAACGGACTGATCGAGCAAGAAACCGGTTTTGATGGTCGGCGCACCGCGTACCGCTATGACCTCAACGGCCATCTGCTGGAGAAAACCGAATTTGGCGATGACGGCTCAACGCTGATCACCGCTTACCAGCGCGATGCGGCGGGGCGCTTGCTGGTCAAGACCTTGCCCGATGGCCAGAAGGTCGACTATCGCTACGACAGCCTTGGTCGTCTGGTCAGCATCGATGACGGTCGCGACCACCCGTTGGAGTTCGAGTACGACCAGCAAGACCGACTGATCACTGAGCATCAGGGTTGGGGCACCTTGCGTTATCGCTACAACGCTTGCGGTCAACTCGATCACCTGCGCCTGCCGGACAACAGCACCCTCGACTACCACCATGCCAAGGGCGGCGCGCTCAGCGCTATCGACCTCAACGGCACGCGGCTGACCACGCACGTCTTTGACGCGGGACGCGAACAGCAACGCCAGCAGGGTCAACTGCTCAGTCGGTATCTCTACGATGAGCAGGGTCGATTGCGCGCCCACGCGGTTTCTCATGCTGAGCAGCCACGCCATCGTCGCGATTACGCCTACAGCGCCAACGGCAACCTCGACTTCATTGCCGACAGTCGTCACGGCCAGCGCAACTATCACTACGATCCGCTGAACCGCCTGGTTCGCGTCCGCCACTCTCGCGATCCACAGCAGGAAAGCTTTGCCCATGACCCTGCCGGCAACCTGCAGATGCACGATCGCCCGGGCCTGGCGACGATCAAAGGCAACCGCCTGCTGCTGCAAGGCGACCGCCATTACGACTACGACGCCTTCGGCAACCTGATCCGCGAACGCCGAGGCACCGGGCAGAAACTCGTCACCGAATACCGCTACGACTGCCAGCACCGGTTGATCGGCATCACGCTGCCGGATGGCAAAACTGCCAGTTACCGCTATGACGCCTTCGGTCGGCGCATCGCCAAAACCGTCGATGGCCACACCACCGAGTTCTTCTGGCAAGGCGACAACCTCGTCGCCGAACGCGGCAAAGAACACTACCGCAGCTACCTCTACGAACCCGGCAGCTTCCGCCCCCTGGCCATGCTCGACGGCTTCGGTCCGCGCAAGGCCTGTCCGTTCTACTACCAACTCGACCACCTCGGCACCCCGCAGGAACTGACGGATTACAGCGGCGAGATCGTCTGGTCGGCGACCTACAAGGCCTACGGAAAACTCGCCAGCCTGAAGCACTTTGGCGAAGAACAGCTTGAGCAACCGTTGCGCTTTCAGGGGCAGTATTTCGATGCTGAATCAGGCCTGCACTACAACCGGCATCGCTACTACAATCCGGACATTGGCCGCTACCTGACGCCGGATCCGAGCAAGCTGGCGGGTGGGTTAAACGGGTATCAGTACACCCCGAATCCGACGGGGTGGGTGGATCCGTTGGGGTTGTCATGCCGATGCCCTGGAGAGATAGAGGCGGATGGACCATTTAGCGAGATTGTTCCGGGTGGAGGTTTAGCGGCACATGAGGCTCAAGGAGGGCATCTTATTGCGAAGCATGTCGGTCGGACAGAGGTGCAGTTGCGAGACAGGCTCAATGCCGAGCCACATATACCAATAGCATCGACGTTTCCAAATAGGGCTGCTGCTGAGTCAACAGTTTTAAGTGTTATAGCTAAAAATGAGGAGATAATTGATGATTTTCTGAGCGGTAGAGCGCGCAAACTTGTTATTGCGCAGCAAATGCCAGTACCAATAGGCGTTGGAGTCGTTCGTCATAGTGGAAAACTCGAGCCTTTATCTATCGTCAAATTGATACTTCAGAGAGCGCCAAATTCGCCGACTGGGTACAATATATTAACGGGGTATGCAAGTGATCGATGA
- a CDS encoding contact-dependent growth inhibition system immunity protein: MNNGCERKLSQLHDFFGAYFHQDWTLEYEAPEQVIDAFLADSDPGDLMLVRQELNALLNQKKDELELREYLLKELSCYYCYWNAWESGELWLRYIASRIK; this comes from the coding sequence TTGAATAATGGGTGTGAACGTAAACTTTCCCAGCTGCACGATTTTTTTGGAGCGTACTTTCATCAAGATTGGACGCTTGAATATGAGGCTCCTGAGCAAGTGATTGATGCTTTTTTAGCCGATTCTGACCCCGGGGATCTAATGCTGGTGCGGCAAGAGCTCAATGCGCTGCTTAACCAGAAGAAGGATGAATTGGAATTAAGGGAGTACTTATTGAAAGAACTGAGCTGTTACTACTGCTACTGGAATGCGTGGGAGTCAGGTGAGTTATGGTTGAGGTATATTGCTAGTCGTATTAAGTGA
- a CDS encoding sel1 repeat family protein: protein MLWRLKARASYWLARRLFHWSWFVRQPRGWSWLEGQFARMANLGDVGAQSFYGHILTFRGQGLGAREEGVRLLRLAALAGDAKAAYQVGVISLAGTPSKAPDAAEAARWWQMAAKAGHPLAEIKLKELASRDT from the coding sequence ATGCTCTGGCGACTCAAGGCCCGTGCCAGTTACTGGCTGGCACGCAGGCTGTTTCATTGGTCATGGTTTGTCCGCCAGCCACGCGGCTGGAGCTGGCTTGAAGGCCAGTTCGCGCGCATGGCGAACCTTGGTGATGTTGGTGCGCAAAGCTTCTATGGCCACATCCTGACGTTCCGTGGCCAAGGTCTCGGCGCCCGTGAAGAAGGCGTACGTTTGTTGCGCCTTGCCGCATTGGCGGGGGACGCTAAAGCAGCCTATCAGGTTGGCGTGATCAGCCTTGCCGGAACACCGAGCAAGGCCCCTGACGCTGCCGAGGCGGCGCGTTGGTGGCAGATGGCGGCCAAGGCCGGACATCCGCTGGCCGAGATCAAGCTCAAGGAACTGGCGTCACGTGATACTTGA